A stretch of the Camarhynchus parvulus chromosome 4, STF_HiC, whole genome shotgun sequence genome encodes the following:
- the ANAPC10 gene encoding anaphase-promoting complex subunit 10 isoform X3, with amino-acid sequence MKLKLGVHRSLAGEVNVWTDISQVQSALSKALTEMTTPNKTPPGADPKQLERTGTVREIGSQAVWSLSSCKPGFGVDQLRDDNLETYWQSDGSQPHLVNIQFRRKTTVKTLCIYADYKSDESYTPSKISVRVGNNFHNLQEIRDGCATFIWKNLV; translated from the exons ATGAAACTGAAGCTGGGTGTCCACAGATCTCTTGCTGGAGAAGTAAATGTCTGGACAGACATCTCCCAGGTGCAGTCAGCTCTCTCAAAGGCCCTTACAG AAATGACCACCCCAAACAAGACCCCACCTGGTGCTGATCCAAAGCAGTTAGAGAGGACTGGTACTGTTAGAGAAATAGGCTCACAAGCAGTTTGGTCTCTTTCATCCTGTAAGCCAG ggTTTGGAGTGGATCAGTTACGAGATGATAATCTAGAAACTTACTGGCAGTCAGATGGATCACAGCCTCATTTGGTGAACATCCAATTTAG aagaaaaacaacagtgaaGACCTTATGTATTTATGCAGACTACAAATCTGATGAAAGTTACACTCCAAGCAAGATTTCTGTCAGagtaggaaataattttcataatcTCCAGGAAATCCGG